The Corallococcus soli genome has a window encoding:
- a CDS encoding hemolysin family protein, translating into MEWVFLGLAMLLVVANGFFVATEFAIVKIRATRLQSLVDEGTPGAGMALKMVTELDAYLSATQFGITLASLGLGWLGEPAFAHLLEPVLTRLVPEGAASTLAHSASVVIAFSIITFLHIVLGELAPKSLAIQRAEQTTLAVALPMRAFYFLFYPAIRFLNWLASLVLKAFGLHSAGESHEATSEDELRFILHSSAQAGAITTARAELLERALEMAQKTARQVMVPRNQMRYLDVEEPLDKNVVDARASGHTWLPVCRGNLDDVEGVVNVKDLFFLLSRGELRSLSQVQRPVLFIPENATLEQLLAEFRRRRRQIAMVVDEHGGTSGLVTIADVVAEVVGDVAELGRRVEEVRALPGGRFELPGTAQLDDLEAQLDVDFDLSDDEKGEVTTIAGYLMTKLGRVPEKGDHLKLDMWRILVEEVDGPRVVRVTVEPQSRPVAPGGSRPAEPPVPSGETA; encoded by the coding sequence ATGGAATGGGTTTTCCTGGGGCTGGCGATGCTGCTGGTCGTCGCGAACGGCTTCTTCGTCGCGACGGAGTTCGCCATCGTGAAGATTCGCGCCACGCGCCTCCAGTCCCTGGTGGACGAAGGCACGCCCGGCGCGGGCATGGCGCTGAAGATGGTCACCGAGCTGGACGCGTACCTGTCCGCCACGCAGTTCGGCATCACGCTCGCGTCGCTGGGCCTGGGCTGGCTGGGTGAGCCCGCGTTCGCGCACCTGCTGGAGCCGGTGCTGACGCGCCTGGTGCCGGAGGGGGCCGCGTCCACGCTCGCGCACAGCGCGTCGGTGGTCATCGCCTTCAGCATCATCACGTTCCTGCACATCGTGCTGGGGGAGCTGGCGCCCAAGAGCCTCGCCATCCAGCGCGCGGAGCAGACGACGCTCGCGGTGGCGCTGCCCATGCGCGCGTTCTACTTCCTGTTCTACCCGGCCATCCGCTTCCTCAACTGGCTGGCGTCGCTGGTGCTCAAGGCCTTCGGCCTGCACTCGGCCGGCGAGTCGCACGAGGCGACGAGCGAGGACGAGCTGCGCTTCATCCTGCACTCGTCCGCGCAGGCGGGCGCCATCACCACGGCGCGCGCGGAGCTGCTGGAGCGCGCGCTGGAGATGGCGCAGAAGACGGCGCGGCAGGTGATGGTCCCCCGCAACCAGATGCGCTACCTGGACGTGGAGGAGCCGCTCGACAAGAACGTGGTGGACGCGAGAGCGTCCGGGCACACGTGGCTGCCGGTGTGCCGGGGCAACCTCGACGACGTCGAGGGCGTGGTCAACGTGAAGGACCTGTTCTTCCTGCTGTCGCGCGGGGAGCTGCGGAGCCTGTCGCAGGTGCAGCGGCCGGTGCTCTTCATCCCGGAGAACGCGACGCTGGAGCAGCTGCTGGCGGAGTTCCGGCGCCGGCGCCGGCAGATCGCCATGGTGGTGGACGAGCACGGCGGCACGTCCGGCCTCGTCACCATCGCGGACGTGGTGGCGGAGGTGGTGGGCGACGTGGCGGAGCTGGGGCGGCGCGTGGAGGAGGTCCGGGCGCTGCCGGGCGGCCGCTTCGAGCTGCCGGGCACCGCGCAGCTGGACGACCTGGAAGCGCAGCTGGACGTGGACTTCGACCTGAGCGACGACGAGAAGGGCGAGGTCACCACCATCGCCGGCTACCTCATGACGAAGCTGGGCCGGGTGCCGGAGAAGGGCGACCACCTCAAGCTCGACATGTGGCGCATCCTCGTGGAGGAGGTGGACGGGCCGCGCGTCGTGCGCGTGACGGTGGAGCCGCAGTCGCGCCCCGTCGCGCCCGGCGGCAGCCGCCCCGCGGAGCCGCCCGTGCCGTCCGGCGAGACGGCGTAG
- the groL gene encoding chaperonin GroEL (60 kDa chaperone family; promotes refolding of misfolded polypeptides especially under stressful conditions; forms two stacked rings of heptamers to form a barrel-shaped 14mer; ends can be capped by GroES; misfolded proteins enter the barrel where they are refolded when GroES binds) has translation MAKDIIFEVRARDAILRGVNILADAVKVTLGPKGRNVVIEKSFGSPTITKDGVTVAKEIELENKFENMGAQMVKEVASKTSDVAGDGTTTATVLAQAIFREGAKLVAAGHNPMDIKRGIDKAVAAITAELKVLAKPTKGNKEIAQVGTISANGDTTIGQIIADAMEKVGKEGVITVEEAKGLETTLDVVEGMQFDRGYLSPYFVTDPERMEVVLQDPLILIHEKKISSMKDLLPILEQVARAGKPLLIIAEEVEGEALATLVVNKIRGVLNVAAVKAPGFGDRRKAMLEDIATLTGGEMIAEDLGIKLDTLTINQLGRAKRITIDKDNTTIVDGAGKQETIEARVKQIRTQVEDTSSDYDREKLQERLAKLVGGVAVINVGAATETEMKEKKARVEDALNATRAAVEEGVVPGGGVAYIRCLKALDGLKLLDGEKSGVDIIRRSVEEPLRQIVGNGGLEGSVVVNKVKEGTGAYGFNAATGTYEDLLAAGVIDPAKVSRTALQNAASVASLMLTTEAMVAERPKADDDKGGGGGGGMGGMGGMGGMGGMGM, from the coding sequence ATGGCGAAAGACATCATTTTTGAAGTGCGCGCGCGCGACGCCATTTTGCGCGGCGTGAACATCCTGGCCGACGCGGTCAAGGTGACCCTGGGGCCCAAGGGCCGCAACGTCGTCATCGAGAAGAGCTTCGGCTCCCCCACCATCACGAAGGACGGCGTGACGGTGGCGAAGGAAATCGAACTGGAGAACAAGTTCGAGAACATGGGCGCACAGATGGTCAAGGAGGTCGCGTCCAAGACCTCCGACGTGGCCGGTGACGGCACCACGACGGCCACCGTGCTGGCGCAGGCCATCTTCCGCGAGGGCGCGAAGCTGGTCGCCGCGGGCCACAACCCGATGGACATCAAGCGCGGCATCGACAAGGCCGTCGCGGCCATCACGGCCGAGCTGAAGGTCCTGGCGAAGCCGACCAAGGGCAACAAGGAGATCGCCCAGGTCGGCACCATCTCCGCGAACGGTGACACCACCATCGGCCAGATCATCGCGGACGCGATGGAGAAGGTCGGCAAGGAGGGCGTCATCACGGTCGAAGAGGCCAAGGGCCTGGAGACCACCCTGGACGTCGTCGAGGGCATGCAGTTCGACCGTGGCTACCTGTCTCCGTACTTCGTGACGGATCCGGAGCGCATGGAAGTCGTCCTGCAGGACCCGCTCATCCTCATCCACGAGAAGAAGATCTCGTCGATGAAGGACCTGCTCCCCATCCTGGAGCAGGTGGCGCGCGCCGGGAAGCCCCTGCTGATCATCGCCGAGGAAGTGGAGGGCGAGGCCCTGGCCACCCTGGTGGTGAACAAGATCCGCGGCGTGCTGAACGTGGCCGCGGTGAAGGCGCCGGGCTTCGGCGACCGCCGCAAGGCCATGCTCGAGGACATCGCGACGCTCACCGGCGGTGAGATGATCGCCGAGGACCTGGGCATCAAGCTGGACACGCTGACCATCAACCAGCTGGGCCGCGCCAAGCGCATCACCATCGACAAGGACAACACCACCATCGTCGACGGCGCGGGCAAGCAGGAGACCATCGAAGCGCGCGTGAAGCAGATCCGCACGCAGGTGGAGGACACCTCCAGCGACTACGACCGCGAGAAGCTCCAGGAGCGTCTGGCGAAGCTCGTGGGCGGCGTGGCCGTCATCAACGTGGGCGCCGCGACCGAGACGGAGATGAAGGAGAAGAAGGCCCGCGTGGAGGACGCGCTCAACGCGACCCGCGCGGCCGTCGAGGAGGGCGTGGTGCCCGGCGGCGGCGTCGCCTACATCCGCTGCCTCAAGGCGCTGGACGGCCTGAAGCTGCTGGACGGTGAGAAGTCCGGCGTGGACATCATCCGCCGCTCCGTCGAGGAGCCCCTGCGTCAGATCGTCGGCAACGGCGGCCTGGAGGGCAGCGTGGTGGTGAACAAGGTCAAGGAGGGCACGGGCGCCTACGGCTTCAACGCCGCGACCGGGACCTACGAGGACCTGCTGGCCGCGGGCGTCATCGACCCGGCCAAGGTGAGCCGCACCGCGCTGCAGAACGCCGCGTCGGTCGCCTCGCTGATGCTGACCACGGAGGCCATGGTCGCCGAGCGTCCGAAGGCGGACGACGACAAGGGCGGCGGCGGCGGTGGTGGCATGGGCGGCATGGGCGGCATGGGCGGTATGGGCGGCATGGGCATGTAG
- the groES gene encoding co-chaperone GroES: MKIRPLQDRLIIKRVAEENKTKGGLFIPDTAKEKPLEGKVVAVGNGKVLEDGKVRAMDIKAGDTILFSKYAGTEIKLDGEDHLILREEDVLGIIEK, from the coding sequence ATGAAGATTCGTCCCCTGCAGGATCGGCTCATCATCAAGCGCGTCGCCGAGGAGAACAAGACCAAGGGCGGCCTCTTCATCCCCGACACGGCCAAGGAGAAGCCCCTCGAGGGCAAGGTCGTCGCCGTCGGTAACGGCAAGGTGCTGGAGGACGGCAAGGTGCGCGCCATGGACATCAAGGCCGGCGACACCATCCTCTTCAGCAAGTACGCGGGCACGGAGATCAAGCTGGACGGCGAGGATCACCTGATCCTCCGCGAAGAGGACGTGCTGGGCATCATCGAGAAGTGA
- a CDS encoding sigma 54-interacting transcriptional regulator — protein MIDRPDVTETVQAEREGQSTRVPLHEWTVEVVGGPDKGKKVTTRDSLVRVGSDAAGDLVLSDPTVSRRHLEVERLPQGLLLRDLGSRNGTFLDGRRVLQAFVTSGDKVELGKTKLAVKLAARATEVEVTGTESFGQLVGSSEKMRWVFTELRRIAREDMNLLLEGETGTGKELAARAVHQHSLRRHGAFKVVDCNLISEEKAERELFGGLRAGEHEDKGARGIFEAARGGTLFLDEVGELPLSVQGKLLRVLETREVPSLDGQPVAVDVRVIASTHRNLEEDVRQGRFRADLYFRLAVARVRLPPLRTRRDDIPTLSQALSRGMKAALELTPQTLALFEGYDWPGNVRELRNVLERGALMQETGNTSWLDFLAHTPKRAEGAEPATNVAAIVSGMPYHEAKDRVLADFERLYFAEIMREVAFDMKAAEQRTGLSMQSLYRLLKKNGLRLKDLKNAEGLEK, from the coding sequence ATGATTGACAGACCGGATGTCACGGAAACCGTCCAGGCGGAGCGCGAAGGGCAGTCCACGCGCGTTCCCCTCCATGAGTGGACGGTGGAGGTGGTGGGGGGTCCGGACAAGGGCAAGAAGGTCACCACCCGGGACTCCCTGGTCCGCGTGGGCTCCGACGCCGCGGGGGACCTGGTGCTGAGCGACCCGACGGTGAGCCGCCGTCACCTGGAGGTGGAGCGGCTGCCGCAGGGCCTGCTGCTGCGCGACCTGGGCAGCCGCAACGGCACGTTCCTCGACGGCCGCCGGGTGCTCCAGGCCTTCGTCACCAGCGGCGACAAGGTGGAGCTGGGCAAGACGAAGCTCGCGGTGAAGCTGGCCGCCCGCGCGACGGAGGTGGAGGTCACCGGCACGGAGTCCTTCGGGCAGCTCGTGGGCAGCTCGGAGAAGATGCGCTGGGTGTTCACGGAGCTGCGCCGCATCGCGCGCGAGGACATGAACCTGCTGCTCGAAGGCGAGACGGGCACCGGCAAGGAGCTGGCCGCCCGCGCGGTGCACCAGCACTCGCTGCGCCGCCACGGGGCCTTCAAGGTCGTCGACTGCAACCTCATCTCCGAGGAGAAGGCGGAGCGCGAGCTGTTCGGCGGGCTGCGCGCCGGGGAGCACGAGGACAAGGGCGCGCGCGGCATCTTCGAGGCGGCGCGCGGCGGCACCCTCTTCCTGGATGAAGTGGGCGAGCTGCCCCTGTCCGTGCAGGGCAAGCTGCTGCGCGTGCTGGAGACGCGCGAGGTGCCGTCGCTGGACGGCCAGCCCGTGGCGGTGGACGTGCGCGTCATCGCCTCCACGCACCGCAACCTGGAGGAGGACGTGCGCCAGGGCCGCTTCCGCGCGGACCTCTACTTCCGGCTCGCGGTCGCGCGCGTGCGGCTGCCGCCCCTGCGCACCCGGCGCGACGACATCCCCACCCTGTCGCAGGCCCTGTCGCGCGGCATGAAGGCGGCGCTGGAGTTGACGCCGCAGACGCTCGCGCTCTTCGAAGGCTACGACTGGCCGGGCAACGTGCGCGAGCTGCGCAACGTGCTGGAGCGCGGCGCCCTGATGCAGGAGACGGGCAACACCAGCTGGCTGGACTTCCTGGCGCACACGCCCAAGCGCGCGGAGGGGGCCGAGCCCGCCACCAACGTGGCCGCCATCGTCAGCGGCATGCCGTACCACGAGGCGAAGGACCGGGTGCTCGCGGACTTCGAGCGCCTGTACTTCGCGGAGATCATGCGCGAGGTGGCCTTCGACATGAAGGCCGCCGAGCAGCGCACGGGCCTCTCCATGCAGAGTCTCTACCGTCTGTTGAAGAAGAACGGGCTTCGTCTCAAGGACCTCAAGAACGCCGAGGGCCTGGAGAAGTGA
- the smc gene encoding chromosome segregation protein SMC: MRIKRLDITGFKSFMERSVFSFDEGVTGVVGPNGCGKSNVVDAIRWVMGEQSAKNLRGRGMEDVIFNGSENKPPLSMAEVSLTFLVDDTDTLSPQYQGYSEITVTRRLFRNGDSEYLINKTVCRLLDITELFLGTGVGTKAYSIIEQGRVGLIVSSKPEDRRHLLEEAAGVTKYKARRKAAERKMEATEANLLRVNDITGELEKRLDTLSKQAKKAEKYRKLKARMREIDLHSASHRSLELMVEKRMLQSRLENLGGEEREGLDRVKELEEAITRRRVELDAEGAALQQFSGEVHALESAAQRDAQELAYGRRDFEETSTRVAQAQAELDGLLARQAEMVATMTAREAELSGIAGSYKEDEVAMAVALEEQRRVSVLQTEISLRLEQERAGLVAVATRLANHESNLTNLARQRTDLEARRAKLSGEVEALRAQEQELDGLRTQAARHVEDTRHLASELAERRGQEEEALTRTREAFTENEVQVIALREELSDKRSRLSSLEDIQKNYDGFDRGVRAVMVRAAEAARDQGIFGLVADVLTVTSPRYERAVEAALGERLQHVIVDSRDKGLELVEYLKGHAEGRGTFLPVPTGDVLRAVVEPDLSRPGVLAHALREVSCEPALEPVMRLLLGDVVIVQDLLAAREYAEATPVPCTLVTLEGEVFRADGTITGGEREGAAVGALQKKREIAELASEVARVEERYNEILTRHYTLQKQMGQAEAVLKGLGKEQHAEEVNLASQEKDLHKASEDLSKVRERLRALEGEEGQLAQSHTALTNEEESSRGEVAHGQADREAREERVRQYAGELEGLRQRADTAASDLMGLRVKVAAGSERGESARKELESLVAQRRDMEARTSRLQGASTEGRAKVEALERRLAELEATREQRAEEHRVAAEALETRRAAYTSATAEVREQDTAFRELRGRLDELMQGLSQISLREREIALELEHLAAGIRERYQLELATELHQYHLLPTLSAEVEGELKDLRAQVEKMGEINLTAIDEHAELSKRFDFLSAQRQDLQASISQLREAIVRIDATSRERFKQTFDVVNDKFQAIFPRLFGGGRASLVLTQEGPNGEPGVEIVAQPPGKKLQSVNLLSGGEKALTAVALIFGIFLIKPTPFCLLDEVDAPLDEGNVGRYNDMVKEMSSQSQFILITHNKRTMEIADTLYGVTMEEPGISKLVSVKMREASAHNDDKVPAAS, translated from the coding sequence ATGCGAATCAAGCGCCTGGACATCACCGGCTTCAAGTCGTTCATGGAGCGGAGCGTCTTCTCGTTCGACGAAGGCGTCACGGGCGTCGTCGGCCCCAACGGGTGTGGCAAATCCAACGTCGTGGACGCCATCCGCTGGGTGATGGGTGAGCAGAGCGCGAAGAACCTGCGCGGCCGGGGGATGGAGGACGTCATCTTCAACGGCTCGGAGAACAAGCCGCCCCTGTCCATGGCGGAGGTGTCGCTCACCTTCCTGGTGGACGACACGGACACGCTGTCGCCGCAGTACCAGGGCTACTCGGAGATCACCGTCACGCGGCGCCTGTTCCGCAACGGCGACTCCGAGTACCTCATCAACAAGACGGTCTGCCGCCTGCTGGACATCACGGAGCTGTTCCTCGGCACGGGCGTGGGCACCAAGGCCTACTCCATCATCGAGCAGGGCCGCGTGGGCCTCATCGTCTCCAGCAAGCCGGAGGACCGCCGGCACCTGCTGGAGGAGGCCGCGGGCGTCACCAAGTACAAGGCCCGCCGCAAGGCCGCCGAGCGCAAGATGGAGGCCACCGAGGCCAACCTCCTGCGCGTCAACGACATCACGGGCGAGCTGGAGAAGCGGCTCGACACGCTGTCGAAGCAGGCGAAGAAGGCGGAGAAGTACCGCAAGCTCAAGGCGCGCATGCGGGAGATCGATCTGCACTCGGCCAGCCACCGCTCGCTGGAGCTGATGGTGGAGAAGCGCATGCTCCAGTCGCGCCTGGAGAACCTGGGCGGCGAGGAGCGCGAGGGCCTGGACCGGGTGAAGGAGCTGGAGGAGGCCATCACCCGGCGCCGCGTGGAGCTGGACGCGGAAGGGGCGGCGCTCCAGCAGTTCTCCGGGGAGGTGCACGCGCTGGAGAGCGCCGCGCAGCGCGACGCGCAGGAGCTGGCGTACGGCCGGCGCGACTTCGAGGAGACCAGCACCCGCGTGGCGCAGGCGCAGGCGGAGCTGGACGGACTGCTCGCGCGGCAGGCGGAGATGGTGGCGACCATGACGGCCCGCGAGGCGGAGCTGTCGGGCATCGCCGGGTCGTACAAGGAAGACGAAGTGGCCATGGCGGTGGCCCTGGAGGAGCAGCGCCGCGTCTCCGTCCTCCAGACGGAAATCTCCCTGCGCCTGGAGCAGGAGCGGGCCGGGCTGGTCGCCGTGGCCACGCGGCTGGCGAACCACGAGAGCAACCTGACCAACCTGGCGCGCCAGCGCACCGACCTGGAGGCCCGCCGCGCCAAGCTGTCCGGCGAGGTGGAGGCCCTTCGCGCGCAGGAGCAGGAGCTGGACGGCCTGCGCACGCAGGCGGCCCGCCACGTGGAGGACACCCGCCACCTGGCGTCCGAGCTGGCCGAGCGCCGGGGCCAGGAGGAGGAGGCCCTCACCCGCACGCGCGAGGCCTTCACGGAGAACGAGGTCCAGGTCATCGCGCTGCGCGAGGAGCTGAGCGACAAGCGCAGCCGCCTGTCCTCCCTGGAGGACATCCAGAAGAACTACGACGGCTTCGACCGGGGCGTGCGCGCCGTCATGGTGCGCGCGGCGGAGGCGGCCCGGGACCAGGGCATCTTCGGCCTGGTGGCGGACGTGCTCACGGTGACGTCGCCGCGCTACGAGCGCGCGGTGGAGGCCGCCCTGGGCGAGCGGCTCCAGCACGTCATCGTGGACAGCCGCGACAAGGGCCTGGAGCTGGTGGAGTACCTGAAGGGCCACGCGGAAGGGCGGGGCACCTTCCTGCCCGTGCCCACCGGGGACGTGCTCCGCGCGGTGGTGGAGCCGGACCTGTCGCGCCCGGGCGTCCTCGCGCACGCGCTGCGCGAGGTGTCCTGCGAGCCCGCCCTGGAGCCGGTGATGCGGCTGCTGCTGGGCGACGTGGTCATCGTCCAGGACCTGCTCGCCGCCCGCGAGTACGCGGAGGCCACCCCCGTGCCCTGCACGCTGGTGACGTTGGAGGGCGAGGTGTTTCGCGCCGACGGCACCATCACCGGCGGTGAGCGCGAGGGCGCGGCGGTCGGCGCGCTCCAGAAGAAGCGCGAAATCGCGGAGCTGGCGTCCGAAGTGGCCCGCGTGGAGGAGCGCTACAACGAGATCCTCACCCGCCACTACACGCTCCAGAAGCAGATGGGACAGGCGGAGGCCGTCCTCAAGGGCCTGGGCAAGGAGCAGCACGCGGAGGAGGTCAACCTGGCCAGCCAGGAGAAGGACCTCCACAAGGCGAGCGAGGACCTGTCCAAGGTGCGCGAGCGACTGCGCGCGCTGGAGGGCGAGGAGGGGCAGCTCGCCCAGAGCCACACCGCGCTCACGAACGAGGAGGAGTCCAGCCGGGGCGAGGTGGCCCACGGCCAGGCGGACCGCGAGGCGCGCGAGGAGCGCGTGCGTCAGTACGCCGGGGAGCTGGAGGGCCTGCGCCAGCGCGCGGACACGGCGGCCTCGGACCTGATGGGCCTGCGCGTGAAGGTGGCCGCCGGCAGCGAGCGCGGCGAGTCCGCGCGCAAGGAGCTGGAGAGCCTGGTGGCGCAGCGCCGGGACATGGAGGCGCGCACCAGCCGCCTGCAGGGTGCGTCCACGGAGGGCCGCGCCAAGGTGGAGGCGCTGGAGCGCCGCCTGGCGGAGCTGGAGGCCACCCGGGAGCAGCGGGCGGAGGAGCACCGCGTGGCCGCGGAGGCCCTGGAGACGCGCCGCGCGGCGTACACCAGCGCCACCGCGGAGGTGCGCGAGCAGGACACGGCCTTCCGCGAGCTGCGCGGCCGGCTGGATGAGCTGATGCAGGGCCTGTCCCAGATTTCGCTGCGCGAGCGCGAAATCGCCCTGGAGCTGGAGCACCTGGCCGCCGGCATCCGCGAGCGCTACCAGCTGGAGCTGGCGACGGAGCTGCACCAGTACCACCTGCTGCCCACGCTCTCCGCGGAGGTGGAGGGGGAGCTCAAGGACCTGCGCGCGCAGGTGGAGAAGATGGGGGAGATCAACCTCACCGCCATCGACGAGCACGCGGAGCTGTCCAAGCGCTTCGACTTCCTGTCCGCGCAGCGCCAGGACCTCCAGGCGTCCATCAGCCAGCTGCGCGAGGCCATCGTCCGCATCGACGCGACGAGCCGCGAGCGCTTCAAGCAGACCTTCGACGTGGTGAACGACAAGTTCCAGGCCATCTTCCCGCGCCTGTTCGGCGGCGGCCGGGCCAGTCTCGTGCTCACCCAGGAAGGGCCCAACGGCGAGCCGGGCGTGGAGATCGTCGCCCAGCCGCCGGGCAAGAAGCTCCAGAGCGTGAACCTGCTGTCCGGCGGCGAGAAGGCGCTCACCGCCGTGGCGCTCATCTTCGGCATCTTCCTCATCAAGCCGACGCCCTTCTGCCTCCTGGACGAGGTCGACGCCCCGTTGGATGAAGGCAACGTGGGCCGCTACAACGACATGGTGAAGGAGATGAGCAGCCAGTCGCAGTTCATCCTCATCACCCACAACAAGCGCACCATGGAGATCGCCGACACGCTGTACGGCGTCACCATGGAGGAGCCCGGCATCTCCAAGCTCGTCAGCGTGAAGATGCGCGAGGCCTCCGCGCACAACGACGACAAGGTCCCCGCCGCCTCGTAG
- the grxC gene encoding glutaredoxin 3 yields the protein MKPVKIYTTTYCGFCVRAKDLLKRKGVDYTEVDVTGDDDARAKLVEMSGGQRTVPQIFIGDTHVGGYSDLAELDKQKKLDPMLSA from the coding sequence GTGAAGCCCGTGAAGATCTACACGACGACCTATTGTGGCTTTTGCGTGCGCGCGAAGGACCTGCTCAAGCGCAAGGGCGTGGACTACACCGAGGTGGACGTCACCGGGGATGACGACGCGCGCGCGAAGCTGGTGGAGATGAGCGGCGGCCAGCGCACCGTGCCGCAGATCTTCATCGGGGACACGCACGTGGGCGGGTACTCCGACCTGGCGGAGCTGGACAAGCAGAAGAAGCTGGACCCGATGCTGAGCGCCTGA